One Brassica napus cultivar Da-Ae chromosome C4, Da-Ae, whole genome shotgun sequence genomic region harbors:
- the LOC111206320 gene encoding defensin-like protein 250 translates to MKLDAVLLLCCVLFSLAPSLIVAEIRPWCPSRKQTFDGSCKKDFTQCFDDLKATWASVGDLGPTDCTCTSQPQNKRLCYCRYLPCPS, encoded by the coding sequence ATGAAGTTGGATGCAGTTTTGTTGCTTTGTTGTGTCTTGTTCTCCCTTGCGCCAAGCCTAATTGTTGCGGAAATAAGACCGTGGTgcccatcaagaaaacaaacatTTGATGGTTCATGCAAAAAAGATTTCACACAATGCTTTGATGACTTAAAAGCAACATGGGCTTCTGTTGGCGACCTTGGTCCAACCGATTGTACTTGCACGTCTCAACCCCAAAACAAGCGTCTCTGCTATTGTCGTTATTTACCTTGCCCTAGCTAA